The window tcccctagtcggatgtcataaagatctgcaatattgcttcttagtttaagaatattttttagagaccagctcatacattcatgaattttgcaggtccagatgctggtttcgtatttcataaacctcgtatgcacccatttgatccatagtgactcctgattgcgctccaaagcccacaaatgcttgaaggtgagagcttcGTTTCACTCGATACGGTTCTTCAAACCGATGTCTCCCTtgtccttcggtttgtagagagcggtccatttgactttttttcctcctcttccgctactgccctagataaagttcctcatcagtgtatcgagctccttcattaccttcttcagaaTGACCATTTTCTACGCTCAGTACCCAAcaatgcccataaccacggtttcgataagttcgatcctccctgcataagaaagatTTTTCGCCGGCctgccagatatcgtgttttttaccttttcaatcagcgacttgcagtgtgagatctcgatctgctttgcggttaacggaattctaAGTACCTCACGGGAAAACTGACTTccttgatatatttttaaaagatatagaataaaaaaaataattaatttccaTTTTAATTATAGTGATCCTTCAATAAGAATGTGATTATTAcctaaattataacaaaatattaatttttttaatatactttaaagaaaattataatagaaaattatttctTGGAATTATTTACAAATCCCTGTACGTATATGATGACCCTAGATGACATCAACCCAAATCTTTAAATTTGTTGttgcttatttttatttataaatgtcctTCATTTCTCTACAATTGCAGTTGCATATCACATTTTCTCCTCTCATTCTCATggctttattaatttctttaatcaTCATCCTAACTTTGATATGGTTAACTTCACTTCTAATGAAGATGTTTTCCAAAAAGGAACAACGAATGTCACTTCCTCCAGGACCAATGGGGCTACCCATTATTGGGAGCCTCCCTTTCTTACATCCCGAGCTTCACACTTACTTCACTTTCTTGTCCAAGTCCTATGGCCCGATTTTCTCCCTCCGTCTTGGAAACAAGATCGTTGTTGTAATCTCCACTCCCTCTTTGGCACAAGAAGTTCTCAAAGATAAAGACACCATCTTTGCCAACCGAGATGTCACTATTGCTGGTAAAGTCGGTTTCTACGGAGGCTCGGACATTTTGTGGAGCCCTTATGGACCTGAGTGGAGGATGCTAAGGAAAATCTTCGTTCAAGAGATGCTTAGGGGACCCATGGTGGATTTTTTCAATGAAATCCGCCAAAGGGAGGTTCGAAAGATAGTCAATAGTCTTTGGGTCAGGAGGATGTCACCGGTGGATGTTGGTGAAGAGGTGTTCATGACAGTGCTGAATTCAATAACCACCGTATTGTGGGGAGATGAGATGGCGGAAAAGAGTCTTGGGACTGAGTTCCGGCCCTTTGTGGAAGAAATTAACATATTGTTGGGAACACCAAATATATCGGATTTAATTCCATGTCTATCTTATTTTGACTTGCAGGGTATAGAGAGAAAGATGAAGAGATTGGtgaagaggtttgataaatatTTCGATTGGATAATAGATGAACGGATGAGAGAGGATGATAATAATGAGAAGAAAGATTTTCTACAAGTTCTATTGAATTTGAGGAAAGGAGCAGGGGATAATAAAACGCCTCTAACTGTTACCCATCTTAAATCACTTTTATTGGTATATATCTCTATTCTCTATCCAAAAAAATTAACTCCATATCTTAAGagatttaattgaaataaatgaacatTTTGCTAGAAAACATTGTACAccaaaatgacttatttaagATAAGACTAGGGTCTATGCACACATTTAATACCAGTCATGTTATGATTTGACATGATCTGAGttaaaaccaaaatttatttgtggaaagtttatttttatttgcttGGTACAGGTACAAAGATGGAGAGGttagaattttataatttattttttgaaataattatagatGAACAAATGTGAGAGTATAATTTAGTAGATGGTACATGATAATGAAGAACCATGACACACTTCATTATCACATTTATGTTGTCATTAgcatttattgattttattctaATATTGATAGGATATGGTTCTCGGAGGAGCAGATTCAACATCAAACATGGTAAAATTTGCATTGGCCGAGATGATGAACTACCCCCATGTAATGAAGAAAGCGCAAAAAGAATTAGAAGTCGTGGTAGGCATAGACAATATGGTTGAGGAATCACACCTTAAAATATTACCATATTTATACGCAATCATGAAAGAGACCTTACGCTTACACCCTGGGGTGCCTCTCCTATCTTCACGATGTCCTACCGAGACTTCAATCGTTGGTGGATACACAATCCCCAAGGGTGCTCGTGTTTTTATCAATGTTTGGTCCATTCACCGAGATCCTTCTATTTGGGAAGATCCGCTCAAGTTTGACCCTGAAAGGTTTATGAGTTCAAAGTGGGACTACAGTGGAAAAGACTTGAACTACTTCCCATTTGGATCAGGCAGAAGAATTTGTCCAGGCATTCAATTAGGAGAAAAAATGTTTCTTATCCTATTAGCATCGCTTATTCACTCTTTCGAGTGGAAAGTGTCTCAAGGGGAGAAGGTAGATTTAGAAGAGAAGTTTGGGTTGGTATTAAACAAGAAGAATCCTCTTATGGCAATACCAATACCAAGGCTTTCCAATCAGGCCGTATATATGTAGGAGAGCATTGAGTTGGAATTGTCGGATAAAGAGAGTTTTATtgataagtaataataaatatgaagaaaaatcgAGAAGAGTTTTAATAGGTTTTTagtgtttgatttttcaaaattccgCTCATTACCTTTAACATTCTTTTCTCCCTTCTCAAGTTACAAGTGTTTGTGTAATGTATCTTGGTGAATGATATTTGTAATGTAATGTTTGTGTTCATTGTGTCAAATTACTGATTTACtatgtaatttttattgttttgttttagttaatatattggTTATGTTTATGATTACATAGAAAGAAATCGTCAAACTTTATCcatagaaagaaaaataaattaatgccATATTTTTAGAAGTAAAACTTTTATATcatttggttattttttttttttttttaaatcaaagaTGTGAAGAATGTTAACTACACTCAAAACGGAGTAGGGTTCCACAAAGAAGACGGggcaaaattttatatataagattGCACCGAAATTTTAAGATCTAAGCGTTGTATGTTTGCGATTAATGTGATATAtcctttttaaaaattttcacaTGGGTTGTGCCATGTGTGATATTtctattgttttgtttttgagttttgaataatttttttaacaaataatatcataatttatactcaactaattttttatttataagtttctTATTTGATTACGATCTTTGAGATTGAATAGTCTAGTTaacctttaaaaataaaagccGTGAATAATATATTGTACTTTATGAATTCATTTCACTGTTATCAATtatacactacaacaaaaaaagaCTTTCgacgacgcttaaaaagacttctgccaacctttaaa is drawn from Impatiens glandulifera chromosome 3, dImpGla2.1, whole genome shotgun sequence and contains these coding sequences:
- the LOC124928783 gene encoding flavonoid 3'-monooxygenase CYP75B137-like — protein: MSFISLQLQLHITFSPLILMALLISLIIILTLIWLTSLLMKMFSKKEQRMSLPPGPMGLPIIGSLPFLHPELHTYFTFLSKSYGPIFSLRLGNKIVVVISTPSLAQEVLKDKDTIFANRDVTIAGKVGFYGGSDILWSPYGPEWRMLRKIFVQEMLRGPMVDFFNEIRQREVRKIVNSLWVRRMSPVDVGEEVFMTVLNSITTVLWGDEMAEKSLGTEFRPFVEEINILLGTPNISDLIPCLSYFDLQGIERKMKRLVKRFDKYFDWIIDERMREDDNNEKKDFLQVLLNLRKGAGDNKTPLTVTHLKSLLLDMVLGGADSTSNMVKFALAEMMNYPHVMKKAQKELEVVVGIDNMVEESHLKILPYLYAIMKETLRLHPGVPLLSSRCPTETSIVGGYTIPKGARVFINVWSIHRDPSIWEDPLKFDPERFMSSKWDYSGKDLNYFPFGSGRRICPGIQLGEKMFLILLASLIHSFEWKVSQGEKVDLEEKFGLVLNKKNPLMAIPIPRLSNQAVYM